GCTGAGCTGAGGGCCTGGGTGATCATGTGGTGCTGCTTTGTGGAGCCCATGGGGGCTCAGTCTGTTGTTGGCATCCACTGCTCAAGCCCAGGGAGAGCTACATGGTGGATGCATCCAGAGACTGGCTGATTTGGCACAGAATGAAACTATTTCAGGAAATAAGTTATTTCACTTTGGGTATAATAACATCTGTGGAGCAGAGGTgatggctgtgctgtggagaaGTGTCAGTACTTTTAAGCTGGTACCATGTTAGGGTAACATGCAGGGTTATTCCAGCTAAGGCTTGCTAACATATCTTCCAGATCTGATAAAGTTTGTCTGCAGCCTTCCTTTGGGGGTGAAACTACAGAGTAAGGCTGGGAAAGTTGCGTGGAAATGCTAAAGCAATGTCGTGTCCCTTTTGAAAATCAGAATCTGTTCCTGGATTCTGGAGGAGTAGTagggggaggagatgggagGGTCAGTATTCCTAGCAGAAGGAGTCAGAGCTTTATTCAAGGCAAGACCATCACTTTCCTATATTGTATAACTTGGCTCTAACTATAGTATTTCCATGTACTTTATTTCTGGCAGGTGGCTGAACTGTTTACAGACAACTTTGACTACCAGACACGGGATGACTTTGTGCGTGGCCTGTTGGTGAATGAGGAGGTAAGGAGAGGGTTGTTACAGGGGAGATCCTGTTACTTTGCCTTAGAGAACCTTCTGATGTGCTCCTGCCTGTCTGCCAGGTCCTGGGGAACCAGATCCATATGCATGTAACAACAGAAGAGTATGGTGCTCATATATGCAACCTGCTGATGTACGAAGCTGTGTGCTCTGACATCATCCGGCGCTGGGTGTATCCTCTCACTCCAGAGATGAACTTCACTGATGACAAGAACCAGAGTTACACCCACTCCAAACACAACATTTACCGAGGGGTGGATGTGAGCCTGGGCCACGGCAGCGTGCTGGAGGAGAACGTGCTCATCGGGCAGGGAACGGTCATTGGCAGCAACTGCTCCATCACCAACAGTGTTATTGGGCAGAACTGTAGGATAGGTGAGTGCAGGAGTGGGGGATGTGCCAGCCTTGCCAGGCCAGGGCACACATTTGCTggaattcagtttttaaaagtgCCTTTTGCACTGAGAGAGAATGATGGTGGGTACTGATTGATTGCTAatggggagaaaggagaaaagcttgGTTTTCCAGCAGAGGAAATAGATTAAAGTTTTCAGGGTACCGTAATGGAGCTGGAAAGTACTTCATGAAAATGAGttgtttcagcagcagagaatgCAGGACCTTTACTGATCTAGAGTTATCAACCACCACCATCCTGCAAATAAAGGACATCTGTCCCCATTTTCATGAGCTGTTTCCTAGCAGATCATTCCTAACCTTCCTCCCTCCTAGCTCACTCTTTCTTAGCCTTggctggattttcttttttttttttttttttgtgatttggCTGAATTTGTCCAAAACTGAGACATCAGTTGTTACTCTCAAGTCTCTGTAGAGAACAAATTTGTCTTTCAACTTTGGGTAAGAAGTGGATGTAGGCCTCTGAGGCAAATCTTCCCCTGTCATCTAACATCCACCGTGCATCAAGGGGGTTGGGAGTCACTAAGATGTAAGACTTAAGTAAGCCAGTAAGACTCATAAGACTCAGCAGTGTCAGAGAGCACCAGACAGCCTTCCTCAACATATTTGTTCTTGGTGGTGTGTAACAGGTGATAAAGTCACTTTGGATGGAGCTGTTCTGTGGGACCGAGTGCACATAGCAGATAACGTGGAGATCCACCATTCTGTTATCTGTGATGAGGCTGAAGTGAAGGAGAAAGTAAAGCTAAAGCCCCGCTGTGTCCTCTCTTCTCAGGTGAGCTGATTTTTGTCTGTTctgctttctgcctttcctggcAGGTTACTTATCTTACATTGTACTATTCCAGAACACAGGGCTGCCCCAAGCCTTTTTGCCGAGGTGGAGACTGTGCTACTGCTCCCACCCTTTTGTTCCCTTTGCTTGGCTGGGGCAGTATAGTCTGGCAAGTAGCAGTGCTGGTGTCTTCAGTTTCACTTACTAGTGACAGCttgtctggagctgctggtggaggtACAAGGGGGCAGTCAGAGTGTTTGTCATTAAGATGTGTTTCACATATTTTCAGGTAGTAGTAGGTCCTGGCATCACTCTCTCTGAGGGCACAGTGATCTCTCTGCACCCCCcagatgaggaggaagaggacgATGACCAGTTCAGTGATGATTCTGGTGTGAACAAGGAGAGCAAAGTGAAACTGAAAGGTATGAGAGTCTGTCTCAGTGCACTAAAGCTGTGCAGAAGGTTTTATCTTCCATGATCTTTTGAGGTCTTTACCAGCACAATTCCAGACACTGCAGTGCCAGAGTGGAGCTTAGTGCTGCATTCAACCTGGAACCCATGTGTTTTCATCAGGGCAAGCAAGGATACTCAGCTGTGTCCAAGGGCTTTCTCCTTGTGAAGTACTGTTGCTACAGTGTGGGTTTGTCAAGGGATCTAAACATGGTCTGCCAAATGTTGCTGCTGTAAGAAGGAGTAAATCACTTGTCAAAGCAtgtgagaaaatgaaagctgaaatcCACGTGCATCTGCAGGAATCCCAGCTCTCTCTTGATGAAGGCTCTTTAGGGGCAGTAACATGCAGGTTATACAGTCTATTTCAGGTTTACCCATAAGCAGATTCGCCACATCCCCACTGTGATTGCTGATTCCTTTTCAGGTTACAATAAAAAGGATGTAGGCTCAGAGGGCAGAGGCTATCTCTGGAAAGCAGATGACAAGAATGAAGAGGATGAAGAAGAGCAGAGGCAAAGCCTATGGGGTGAGGAAAAGTTTAGTGTGGTCACCTGGGGCTGAACAGACAAGTGTGTGTTGGGGAAACCGGCCAAGTGGGATGCTGGTGATTGTGTCTAGAGCAAGACCTGGGCTTTGTGAAGCAGACTGGCTCCAGATAACAGCATGTGTGCAGGGAAGGTAAAAGCAGGTCATGGACCAGATTCTCTCTACCTGTGCTCTGTGGAAGGTGTTTGTTAGATATTTGCCTTGCACTAACAAacagagctgtctgtgctgggaatgctgcactaTGGGACACCAGGCCCTCCCTCAGATGGGAATATGCTTTGGCTattccaggtgctgctggctttcttcctgcccatggcagtgtcTGCTGACATTGCTCCATTGTGACTCAGCAGTCTGTGCAAAATGCAGTTGCTTCTGTCCGTGTCCTTTGTTGTCTGCCTGCAGactcccaaaaaatcccattaatcCTCATGCCAGCTGTAGTGTTCCCTCTGCAGCAAATCTAATCATCTGGACCTGTAAATAGAAGCTTCCTTGCAAGGACAGATAGTTGCTGACTTGGTTGGGAAGTCCCTGGGACACCTGGTTCCTCATGGCATGTGATGGTTGCAGCTTTTGAGTGCTGAATGCTGCATCTTCTCCTTCCTCAGGCCCAGCTATGCACTCAGAGGAAGAGAGTGAATCTGACAGTGACCTGAGCATGGGCTCTGAGGAGCCAGACAGTCGGGCAGCTTCCCCTCAGCTGGATGACATCAAAGGTGAGATGAGCTCTGAGAAAGTACAGTGATTCTGTAGACACTGCAGTGTGTGAGGtttgtgctgctttctctgGGTGTATTGGAAAATTTGTGTACCTCTGTGATACATTGTTTCCTGATCTCACTTCCTGCATTTTCTACAGAGTTCTTTAGTATACCCTGTATCACTGCTGGTTAACCCAAGGCAGTCAAGGTTGAGGAACTAGCAAAGGGTCTCCATCTTTCTCATTCCTCATCACTGGACCTTCATGAAAGAGACCTTCTCTGAGCTGTCTGTTTAAATGGCAGTGTCATTGCCTAATTTTAGAGACTATGGGAAGGTCCAGCAGAGTTTCTCTGTATGGACAGCTTAGTACTTTAATCATTCTGGAGAAATAAATGTCCTTGCAGGAGTTTCCTCTTTTGGCAGAGatgtttcagttttctgttttgttgtgttAAGCTTACCTGGATTTGAAAGAGATTCAGGCCAAAttggaaaaacccaaaactttctCATGTTGGAATATTGCCTCAAAGGAAATTAAACCAATAAATTTTAGATTTGAATTAATACTTTCAGTTATTGGAAGATGAGGTTTGTCTGAATAGGAAAGGCCAGATTGAAAGTATAATAGAAACTCTGCTGTAAAAGTCTTCAGAGGAAAATAGCTTTGTACTGGTTTCTGTGGATAGATCAATGACACGTAGGTAGTTTCCTTTGTTTGAATTATATCCCACTATTTATAAGTATAGTTGCTGTGGGTTTGTGTCAGTGTACAGAGAACAAATAAACATCTGTATCAGAATGCTTTTTTGTGAAGGGCATCATTCCTTCAGTAATGAGCAGTTTGGAGAATCTGTGCTTTTCCCTCGTGTCTAACTGCCTGTCCTTTCTTTCATTAGTTTTCCAGAATGAGGTTCTGGGTACGTTACAAAGGggtgaagaagaaaacatttcctgtgaCAACTTGGTCCTGGAAATCAACTCCCTCAAGTGAGTCGGGGATGTCCTTAGGGATCCTCAGGGTGTCCTTAGGGATGTTGTCCCTTATGCTGAACAGCTGAGATTGACAGCAGGCATGTCaaaagaagaggagaagccACGTGAATGCCCATTGTTAGACATTTTATCAGTATGGAGCAGGAGAAATGCAGCTTAGACATGTTGACTGAATGACAGCAGGAGTTGATGGAGAGCACCAGCTGCACCTTTGTGGTTAGGCTTTTCCTGCCCCATCTCCATAACAAGAGATTGAATTGCTGCTAAATAACTGTGGACTGAACAGAAAAGGCCAGTTCTTGGCACGACTGCCTGGAAGTTCATGCAGGGTCTGTTGCTCTGGGCATTGCAGCATtcagccagctgcctgcagctggggctgttctgtGGTGTGACTTGTCCACAGTATTTTTACAGCAGCAAGTTTAGAACACATAACCAGAGTGCCTTTTATCTAGTGTTTCTCAAATCCAAACCTGTGTGCCTTCTTTTGTGCAAGAGCATTCCTACAGCACTCTGGTTAGTGTGagggtgctgtccctgcagcagcttgtTCCAGTTATGATAACAGATTTTCAGGACTTACGACCTTATGCAGAGTCTGATGCAAtgcaaagtgatttttttatctgaatatttggaaaaccaaataaacaaataagaaaTAGGTTGGGAATATGAAAATCATATTTTCTACTCTCTCTGTGGAAAGCTACAGTCTGCAGAGATCAGGCAGTGTGAaatgttgagggttttttgcctttttcattgTAGGTATGCATATAACATTAGCCTGAAGGAGATGATGCAGGTGCTCAGTAAAGTGATCCTGGagttcccactgcagcagctggatgcaAACCTGGACTCCCAGAACTATTTCTCAGCGTTGCTTCCTGTGAGTCGTGCTCCATTTGACTCTTCTTTGGGCTTGTCTCCTAGTGTATAGCAGTCTTTCTGTGTGCCCTAGGTAGCTCCTGCCTGAGAAATCTCTTTTGTTTAAGCCTGGAGCCACTTGAACTCCTTGAGTTCATGAGCCTCTCATTCTtctatagaaataaaaatgaactgaAACTGTTGTTCGTGTTTGACAGAGCTCAGCTGAGACTGTAGGTGTGGGAGCTCTACTTCACTACCTGTGGTTGTTTCTGTTGCCTGTGTGACACGGTAGAAGTGCATAAtttgtaaaagagaaaagaggaggtCTGTTAGAGATGTCTTTACAGGCTTGCATTCCAGCAACCTGGTTCCAATCCATCTCAAGTCCTGTCCCTGGAGCAATGGGGATCACTCCTCTCCCAATGGGATCCTTTCCAAGCTCTTATTTTACTGCATACCATAATTGatgccaattttttttcagccaaatGGAAAGGCATGATATTGTTGTCTTTGTGCAAAGATAAATTCTACTTTGTTGCTAGGGACATGGGTTGTATAGTTGGGTGTACCAATTTTAATTTCCTGCCTTATGGCAGACAAAATAGGGTagaatctgttttaaaaagcaggcaGTCTTCTCTTAATAGTTTTGTTCACCCAAGCTGAAGTCATTGTAGTATCTTTGTCTCCTTGGTATAGTCCATTTATGTATTTGATGTCACAAACTACAGATTCTGAAGATGTTCTTTCAGAATGAATAGGTCTGACACATGTTTGGGACAGactacttcattttttttaggACTCCTTTCTTTTGGGAGATTGAGAGGAACACTAGACTTCCTTGTAATCCTTTCTCTGAGGAAGTGTGTGCTTTCAATTGATGGGAAAGGGTGGAAAACTAATTCTCCTTTGTGTAGATGTAAGCATGCTACTTAATTCACCTCTTGGACATGTGAAGATTCCTTTTGCAGAAAACATCCATGTAAACTGATCTGTTCTTCAGATGGCTTAGTGAGATTTTGCTGCTCACTCTGTTTAAATTCTGCttgcttttgttcatttttccaCACGGTTTTCTTGAATAGCATGTCCTGTCctagaaaaagagaattaaaggAGGAGGACTGAGGAAAATGTTGGAGCAGGTGTTAGATTCAGAGTGGAAAGCAGTACATCTAGACAACAGCTTGTGTGGAATTGGTAGCTATAtaggatggggttttttttaatcccacCTGGGATATGGCATCTCTTGGTCTCCCAGATTAGGCTCTTAACTGTAGCATGAGTGGGAAAGGAGAATTTCACTGCAGCACTCAGTCAGAAGATGTTCTAGTCTGGGATGAAGCATATAAATGCCTGAAGTTTTGTGCAATTGCCCCAAACCCCTAGAAGCTACAGACAATGGTAGTACATGAAGAGTTTCTCTGGGTAACTT
The genomic region above belongs to Motacilla alba alba isolate MOTALB_02 chromosome 9, Motacilla_alba_V1.0_pri, whole genome shotgun sequence and contains:
- the EIF2B5 gene encoding translation initiation factor eIF-2B subunit epsilon translates to MAARGTARRGAGGGSARGPDPQEEPPPPLQAVLVADSFNRRFFPISKDRPRALLPMANVAMIDYTLEFLTATGVEETFVFCCWKSAEIKEHLQKSKWCRHTSPNTVRFVTSDLYRSLGDVLRDVDAKSLVRSDFILVTGDVVSNFNISKALEEHKLRRKMKKNVSVMTMIFKESSPGHHARCKEDDIVIAMDSATNRVLHYQRTQGLKRFRFPMSLFQNSIENVEVRHDLLDCHISICSPQVAELFTDNFDYQTRDDFVRGLLVNEEVLGNQIHMHVTTEEYGAHICNLLMYEAVCSDIIRRWVYPLTPEMNFTDDKNQSYTHSKHNIYRGVDVSLGHGSVLEENVLIGQGTVIGSNCSITNSVIGQNCRIGDKVTLDGAVLWDRVHIADNVEIHHSVICDEAEVKEKVKLKPRCVLSSQVVVGPGITLSEGTVISLHPPDEEEEDDDQFSDDSGVNKESKVKLKGYNKKDVGSEGRGYLWKADDKNEEDEEEQRQSLWGPAMHSEEESESDSDLSMGSEEPDSRAASPQLDDIKVFQNEVLGTLQRGEEENISCDNLVLEINSLKYAYNISLKEMMQVLSKVILEFPLQQLDANLDSQNYFSALLPLLKNWTPLFKNYIKRASDHLNALCAIEEFFLEHDSLCTSIAKVLMTFYQLEILEEDVILNWFSLRDTSDKGKQLRKNQRLQKFIQWLEEAEEESSDGDQD